Proteins from a single region of Clostridia bacterium:
- a CDS encoding DUF1858 domain-containing protein, with translation MKITKDTIIADVLKLDADLAPFFLEIGMHCLGCPSATSETIEEACEVHDADCDLLVSKINDFLEKGAK, from the coding sequence ATGAAAATAACAAAAGATACAATTATCGCAGACGTTTTAAAATTAGATGCAGACCTTGCACCTTTCTTTTTAGAAATCGGTATGCATTGTTTAGGTTGCCCTTCTGCAACCAGCGAAACTATCGAAGAAGCATGTGAAGTTCACGATGCAGACTGCGATTTATTGGTTAGTAAAATAAATGATTTTTTAGAAAAGGGGGCAAAATAA
- a CDS encoding zinc-ribbon domain containing protein: protein MYQDKTLICKDCGNEFVFTAGEQEFYAEKGFENEPVRCKDCRVSRKASIREKRELHTAVCAECGGEAKVPFIPRDDRPVYCSECFSKKSAE, encoded by the coding sequence ATGTATCAAGACAAAACACTTATCTGCAAAGATTGCGGAAACGAATTTGTATTTACAGCAGGAGAACAGGAGTTCTACGCTGAGAAAGGTTTTGAAAATGAACCTGTTCGTTGCAAAGATTGCAGAGTGTCCAGAAAAGCAAGCATCCGTGAAAAAAGAGAACTTCACACAGCAGTTTGCGCAGAATGTGGCGGAGAAGCAAAAGTTCCGTTCATTCCAAGAGATGACAGACCAGTTTACTGCAGCGAATGTTTCAGCAAAAAAAGCGCTGAATAA